The Dehalococcoidales bacterium genomic interval TACAACATAAAACATGTCAAGTTAAAAGAGGAGATATTGATAAATCAAGCAAATTGGTATGTTGTGTAAGCAAAATAAACAATCTGGATGACAGACAATTATGCAAACTCCAAGGCATGGAAAGAGTCCATCGGGAACATCCAGAGTGTATGCAAATCTATTGATTATGCCCACCTCAGTTAACTGTAGCCCGGTCTGCCTGTTCTTGACCGGTTTGTGACCCAAGCAATTATAGTGAAGGAGGTTAAGTGGTCTCCCTTTCTAATTGTATTGTAATCCATAGGGATAGACCACAGGCGGCTAATCGTGTTATTATCGGTGTGGTGGTCAGCCGAGAGGTAATGGAGAGATAGAAGACGGGATGCAGAAGAGAATTGACGAGCTGCGCAAGCTGAAAGAGACCGCGGCCCTGGGAGGGGGAGCGGAGAAGATAGCCCGCCAGCATGAAAAGGGAAAGCTCACCGCGCGGGAGAGGATTGATCGTCTGCTCGACCCGGGAAGCTTCGTAGAAACCAATATGCTGGTGGGGCATGCCGTGGGTGCTCCGGCTGACGGAATCGTCGTCGGTCACGGGACGGTGGACGGGCGGAGAGTCTGTGTTTATGCCCAGGACGCTACTGTTCTGGGAGGTTCGATTGGGGCTTTGCACGGCTACAAGATGTATACCACCGTTGAGCTGGCTTTACAGATGGGAGTGCCTGTTATCGGTATGCTGGACGGGCCCGGCCGGCGGGGTAATAAGCTGGACGCGTCTTTACGGATTGACGAACCGGGTGGCGTTGATGTCGTCAAATACCGTGAAGAGAAGGACGGCAGTTCCATTTTCTTCCCTAACACCCAGGCGTCAGGGATAATCCCGCAAATCTCGGCGATTATGGGCTCCTGTGCGGGTATCTCCGTCTATTCCCCGGCGCTGACCGATTTTGTATTTATGATTGATAACACCAGCCATATGTTTATCACCGGGCCGCGTATCGTGAAGTCGGTAATGGGTGAAGAGGTGACCATGGAGCAACTGGGTGGGGCTAAGGTTCATGCTCAGATTTCGGGACTGGCTTCTTTCCGAGTTAAGACCGAGGATGATTGCTTTGCGCAAATGAAGAAGTTACTGAGCTTCCTGCCGTCAAACAGTGCTGAGAGTCCGCCGCGGCAGGATAGCGGAGATGACCCGGAGCGGCGGGACGATGCTCTGGCGGAGCTTGTCCCGGTTGATTCGCGAAAAGCTT includes:
- a CDS encoding acyl-CoA carboxylase subunit beta; this encodes MQKRIDELRKLKETAALGGGAEKIARQHEKGKLTARERIDRLLDPGSFVETNMLVGHAVGAPADGIVVGHGTVDGRRVCVYAQDATVLGGSIGALHGYKMYTTVELALQMGVPVIGMLDGPGRRGNKLDASLRIDEPGGVDVVKYREEKDGSSIFFPNTQASGIIPQISAIMGSCAGISVYSPALTDFVFMIDNTSHMFITGPRIVKSVMGEEVTMEQLGGAKVHAQISGLASFRVKTEDDCFAQMKKLLSFLPSNSAESPPRQDSGDDPERRDDALAELVPVDSRKAYDMRRVIKSIVDKSDFLEVKAEFAPEIIVGFGRLDGYPAGIVANQPMVRAGSLTVNSSNKQARFIRFCDAFNIPLVFLVDTPAYMPGMEQEHGGIINHGAKVLYALAEATVPRVAVVIRKAYGGGALGMGVVPGMGTDFIYAWPIAETGVMGAEQTVDLFYADEIARSDKPEQLREQLVKEYTERYANPFFEASIRTHIKDVIEPRDTRWQIIKSLQLLRSKKVVRYPKRHGNIPL